The following are from one region of the Arachis duranensis cultivar V14167 chromosome 10, aradu.V14167.gnm2.J7QH, whole genome shotgun sequence genome:
- the LOC107469385 gene encoding uncharacterized protein LOC107469385 isoform X1, translated as MSHEGMLSSIINEASNYTGKDPLLPWLRGIRKMKDSFAPEALKEKLPVLLQKCAQKFQLDRRYRNDMRYLRVWLHLMDFVDDPGELLRTMEANHIGTKRCQFYQAYALFYEKSKKYDEAERMYHLGVKNLAEPMDELQKSYDQFLQRMERRKNKRNNKQEVRGARRALAAKGNPSVANNIEGSSGACSVEGVQKGPQVVSSEANDANDRNVRNRKDECKRVLGENTVVVSKFVDTAIVGKSEAEDACHHGLVDPTINMKEAMNAINSMFRAPLETVPVPRKSQRNQLKEDRSMKNGFEVFVDENLDNGMKPTGSSQKRTEASQPPQELLQIYVDDEGFSETSDVNANSHEDSTSSASQPNGLVFPHPKDLPSEKSSDRDEESSHKSKFREDTVVCRFVGSAILDEPEVENVCHHGLVDPTINMKEAMNDINNMFGKPMDFVRKKRSMKLEKAPEINRGKELDGFSILADDDDMEQQQVAPPPKFSRKSKECELYEPTIHTKEAMDNINKMFNMPLDF; from the exons ATGTCTCACGAAGGAATGCTTTCTTCGATAATAAATGAAGCCAGCAACTACACTGGAAAAGACCCGCTTCTTCCATGGCTCCG GGGTATCCGAAAAATGAAGGACAGTTTTGCCCCTGAAGCCCTCAAGGAAAAGCTACCAGTGTTGTTGCAGAAATGCGCACAAAAGTTCCAGCTCGATCGCCGTTACAGAAACGACATGCGCTACCTTCGCGTTTGGCTTCACTTG ATGGACTTTGTGGATGATCCTGGGGAACTTTTGAGAACAATGGAAGCTAATCATATTGGAACAAAGCGCTGTCAATTCTACCAAGCATATGCACTTTTCTATGAGAAAAGCAAGAAGTATGATGAGGCTGAGAGGATGTACCATCTTGGAGTGAAGAA CCTTGCAGAGCCTATGGATGAGTTGCAGAAATCATATGATCAATTCCTTCAGCGCATGGAACGTAGGAAAAACAAGAGAAACAAT AAGCAGGAAGTGAGAGGTGCCAGAAGAGCTCTGGCTGCAAAAGGCAACCCTTCTGTTGCGAATAATATTGAGGGAAGCAGTGGAGCATGCAGTGTTGAGGGTGTGCAAAAGGGACCCCAAGTTGTGAGTTCTGAAGCTAATGATGCCAATGATAGAAATGTAAGGAATAGAAAAGATGAATGCAAAAGGGTTTTGGGGGAGAACACAGTAGTTGTATCTAAATTTGTTGACACTGCCATTGTTGGGAAATCAGAAGCAGAAGATGCATGCCATCATGGACTGGTTGATCCCACAATAAATATGAAGGAGGCCATGAATGCCATTAACAGCATGTTCCGGGCACCATTAGAGACAGTCCCAGTACCCCGGAAATCACAGAGAAATCAGTTGAAGGAAGATCGTAGTATGAAGAATGGGTTTGAAGTATTTGTTGACGAAAACTTGGATAATGGAATGAAACCAACTGGTTCTTCACAGAAGAGAACTGAAGCCAGCCAACCTCCCCAAGAACTACTTcagatatatgttgatgatgaAGGATTCTCTGAGACCAGTGATGTAAATGCGAATTCTCATGAAGATTCTACTTCATCAGCTTCACAACCGAATGGTTTGGTTTTCCCCCATCCCAAGGATCTTCCTTCTGAAAAATCCAGTGATAGAGACGAAGAAAGTTCCCATAAATCAAAGTTTAGAGAGGATACAGTTGTGTGCAGATTTGTTGGCTCTGCAATCTTGGATGAGCCAGAGGTGGAGAATGTTTGCCACCATGGCTTGGTGGACCCTACAATCAACATGAAGGAAGCCATGAATGACATAAATAACATGTTTGGAAAGCCAATGGATTTTGTTAGGAAAAAAAGATCAATGAAACTGGAGAAAGCTCCTGAGATCAACAGGGGAAAGGAACTTGATGGCTTTTCAATCCttgctgatgatgatgatatggaGCAGCAACAAGTTGCGCCACCACCAAAATTTTCGCGAAAGTCAAAGGAATGCGAGTTATATGAGCCAACTATCCACACAAAGGAAGCGATGGACAACATAAACAAGATGTTTAATATGCCATTGGATTTTTAA
- the LOC107469385 gene encoding uncharacterized protein LOC107469385 isoform X2 encodes MSHEGMLSSIINEASNYTGKDPLLPWLRGIRKMKDSFAPEALKEKLPVLLQKCAQKFQLDRRYRNDMRYLRVWLHLMDFVDDPGELLRTMEANHIGTKRCQFYQAYALFYEKSKKYDEAERMYHLGVKNLAEPMDELQKSYDQFLQRMERRKNKRNNQEVRGARRALAAKGNPSVANNIEGSSGACSVEGVQKGPQVVSSEANDANDRNVRNRKDECKRVLGENTVVVSKFVDTAIVGKSEAEDACHHGLVDPTINMKEAMNAINSMFRAPLETVPVPRKSQRNQLKEDRSMKNGFEVFVDENLDNGMKPTGSSQKRTEASQPPQELLQIYVDDEGFSETSDVNANSHEDSTSSASQPNGLVFPHPKDLPSEKSSDRDEESSHKSKFREDTVVCRFVGSAILDEPEVENVCHHGLVDPTINMKEAMNDINNMFGKPMDFVRKKRSMKLEKAPEINRGKELDGFSILADDDDMEQQQVAPPPKFSRKSKECELYEPTIHTKEAMDNINKMFNMPLDF; translated from the exons ATGTCTCACGAAGGAATGCTTTCTTCGATAATAAATGAAGCCAGCAACTACACTGGAAAAGACCCGCTTCTTCCATGGCTCCG GGGTATCCGAAAAATGAAGGACAGTTTTGCCCCTGAAGCCCTCAAGGAAAAGCTACCAGTGTTGTTGCAGAAATGCGCACAAAAGTTCCAGCTCGATCGCCGTTACAGAAACGACATGCGCTACCTTCGCGTTTGGCTTCACTTG ATGGACTTTGTGGATGATCCTGGGGAACTTTTGAGAACAATGGAAGCTAATCATATTGGAACAAAGCGCTGTCAATTCTACCAAGCATATGCACTTTTCTATGAGAAAAGCAAGAAGTATGATGAGGCTGAGAGGATGTACCATCTTGGAGTGAAGAA CCTTGCAGAGCCTATGGATGAGTTGCAGAAATCATATGATCAATTCCTTCAGCGCATGGAACGTAGGAAAAACAAGAGAAACAAT CAGGAAGTGAGAGGTGCCAGAAGAGCTCTGGCTGCAAAAGGCAACCCTTCTGTTGCGAATAATATTGAGGGAAGCAGTGGAGCATGCAGTGTTGAGGGTGTGCAAAAGGGACCCCAAGTTGTGAGTTCTGAAGCTAATGATGCCAATGATAGAAATGTAAGGAATAGAAAAGATGAATGCAAAAGGGTTTTGGGGGAGAACACAGTAGTTGTATCTAAATTTGTTGACACTGCCATTGTTGGGAAATCAGAAGCAGAAGATGCATGCCATCATGGACTGGTTGATCCCACAATAAATATGAAGGAGGCCATGAATGCCATTAACAGCATGTTCCGGGCACCATTAGAGACAGTCCCAGTACCCCGGAAATCACAGAGAAATCAGTTGAAGGAAGATCGTAGTATGAAGAATGGGTTTGAAGTATTTGTTGACGAAAACTTGGATAATGGAATGAAACCAACTGGTTCTTCACAGAAGAGAACTGAAGCCAGCCAACCTCCCCAAGAACTACTTcagatatatgttgatgatgaAGGATTCTCTGAGACCAGTGATGTAAATGCGAATTCTCATGAAGATTCTACTTCATCAGCTTCACAACCGAATGGTTTGGTTTTCCCCCATCCCAAGGATCTTCCTTCTGAAAAATCCAGTGATAGAGACGAAGAAAGTTCCCATAAATCAAAGTTTAGAGAGGATACAGTTGTGTGCAGATTTGTTGGCTCTGCAATCTTGGATGAGCCAGAGGTGGAGAATGTTTGCCACCATGGCTTGGTGGACCCTACAATCAACATGAAGGAAGCCATGAATGACATAAATAACATGTTTGGAAAGCCAATGGATTTTGTTAGGAAAAAAAGATCAATGAAACTGGAGAAAGCTCCTGAGATCAACAGGGGAAAGGAACTTGATGGCTTTTCAATCCttgctgatgatgatgatatggaGCAGCAACAAGTTGCGCCACCACCAAAATTTTCGCGAAAGTCAAAGGAATGCGAGTTATATGAGCCAACTATCCACACAAAGGAAGCGATGGACAACATAAACAAGATGTTTAATATGCCATTGGATTTTTAA
- the LOC107469368 gene encoding non-classical arabinogalactan protein 30-like, giving the protein MATIHFNILSILLLIVAFPYTEADYNIVPKTTEKKIEVVVESIVYCQSCEHLGTWSLNGAKPIPSAKASVTCNSHKGHVSYYKVFETDKNGYLYAPLEGFKMENYLLDHPLHSCYVKPIWSPLESCNLLSNLNYGLNGALLRFENKRLRGSKYEAVIYAAGPLAFRPSDCAQVHY; this is encoded by the coding sequence ATGGCAACCATACACTTCAATATCCTTTCTATCTTGCTTCTCATAGTTGCATTCCCTTATACAGAAGCTGATTATAATATTGTTCCAAAAACAAcagagaagaaaatagaggTGGTGGTGGAATCCATAGTGTACTGTCAAAGTTGTGAGCACCTTGGAACATGGTCATTGAATGGAGCAAAGCCAATTCCTTCAGCAAAAGCAAGTGTAACCTGCAATAGCCATAAGGGTCATGTTAGCTACTACAAGGTCTTTGAGACAGATAAAAATGGTTACCTATATGCACCACTTGAAGGGTTCAAGATGGAGAATTATCTACTTGATCACCCTCTGCACTCTTGTTATGTTAAGCCTATTTGGTCCCCGCTTGAGAGTTGTAACCTTCTCTCAAATTTGAATTATGGTCTGAATGGCGCTTTGCTTCGATTCGAGAACAAGAGATTGCGTGGAAGCAAATATGAGGCAGTTATCTATGCTGCAGGACCCTTGGCTTTCCGTCCCTCTGACTGTGCCCAGGTTCACTACTAG